A window of the Gossypium hirsutum isolate 1008001.06 chromosome A05, Gossypium_hirsutum_v2.1, whole genome shotgun sequence genome harbors these coding sequences:
- the LOC107916606 gene encoding uncharacterized protein, protein MEGEKLPRISRKGIQEYLNKETPHVELQNITAKGLIIDHARKGFVRCTFIIPPSASDAHGNWQVGAIATIVDIVASIAICTETAIIRGNVTMDYNISYYSSAKIQEEVEIVAKVVGNKGKLSSIRLEVKKKDNGELIAIAKQWTASNEFRAPWINHPSKL, encoded by the exons ATGGAGGGGGAAAAGTTGCCGCGGATTTCCCGGAAAGGGATTCAGGAATATCTAAACAAAGAGACGCCTCATGTGGAGCTACAAAATATAACTGCTAAAGGATTGATAATCGATCATGCCCGTAAGGGATTTGTGCGCTGTACTTTCATCATACCGCCTTCTGCATCA GATGCACATGGAAACTGGCAAGTGGGTGCAATTGCAACGATAGTTGACATCGTTGCATCAATCGCCATATGCACCGAAACTGCAATAATTCGAGGCAATGTCACAATGGATTACAACATTTCATATTATTCATCGGCTAAAATTCAA GAAGAAGTAGAGATAGTGGCAAAAGTTGTAGGGAACAAAGGAAAGCTTAGCTCAATAAGATTGGAGGTGAAGAAGAAAGACAATGGAGAGTTAATTGCAATTGCCAAACAATGGACTGCTTCTAACGAATTTAGGGCACCATGGATAAACCATCCTAGCAAACTTTAA
- the LOC107916608 gene encoding cytochrome c-type biogenesis CcmH-like mitochondrial protein produces the protein MEIKDDEVKKAQVVETRARNISHNVRCTECGSQSIEDSQADIAILLRKLIRDEIRAGKSDKEIYKKLEEDYGETVLYAPKFDLQTAALWLSPLLVAGAAGGMWAYNKHRQKTNVHIMALNLVRGVPLTPKEKETMLDLLTPPPPQGVTPSSLWSRWRGW, from the exons ATGGAAATCAAAGATGATGAAGTGAAGAAGGCGCAAGTCGTGGAAACCAGGGCAAGAAATATCAGCCACAACGTGCGATGTACAGAATGTGGGAGTCAGTCTATTGAAGATTCACAAGCAGATATCGCAATTCTCCTCAGAAAG TTAATTCGTGATGAGATTCGAGCTGGAAAGAGTGACAAAGAGATTTATAAAAAGCTTGAAGAGGACTACGGTGAGACGGTACTTTATGCCCCAAAGTTTGATCTGCAGACTGCAGCCTTGTGGCTATCACCG CTGCTTGTTGCAGGTGCTGCTGGTGGTATGTGGGCTTACAATAAACACAGACAAAAGACTAACGTGCACATCATGGCTTTGAACCTTGTTAGAGGTGTTCCACTGACCCCAAAGGAGAAGGAAACTATGCTAGACTTGCTCACACCTCCTCCTCCACAAGGTGTTACACCTTCCTCCTTGTGGAGTCGGTGGCGAGGTTGGTGA
- the LOC107916955 gene encoding probable plastidic glucose transporter 3 yields the protein MLEMLTSESFAFRSGESVYNSVEMRGRHVDSYSMYKRGTRDHVRLLSGVGKDIGNPSWKRSFPYILLAALSSFLFGYHLGVVNETLESMSHDLGFHGDTMAEGLVVSTCLGGAFIGSLFSGLIADGVGHRRAFQLCALPLIIGSSMSATAKNLWGMLLGRLFVGTGMGIGPPVAALYVAEVSPAYVRGTYGSCSQLATCLGLMGALFIGFPAKQIEGWWRMCFWASVAPAALLTLFMEFSVESPHWLFKRGRGADAEAEAEFEKLLGGPYVKSAMAKLSKSQRGDEADTVKLSELFYGRHRKVVFMGSSLFALQQLSGINAVFYFSSTVFKSAGVPSESANICVGIANLLGSLFALVSMDKLGRKALLIASFSGMAVAMTIQATSASSLVSGSSVIYLSVEGMLLFVLTFAMGAGPVPGLLLSEMFPSRARGKAMSVCMAVHWMINSLVGLLFLRLLELLGPLVLNTIFATFCLLAVIFVKKNVFETKGKSLQDIEIALLPPV from the exons ATGTTAGAAATG TTAACATCTGAGAGTTTTGCGTTCCGTTCTGGGGAGAGTGTTTATAATAGCGTCGAAATGCGGGGACGACATGTCGATTCTTATTCCATGTACAAGCGTGGTACCAGAGACCAC GTACGATTGCTGAGTGGAGTGGGGAAAGATATTGGAAACCCGTCTTGGAAACGATCATTCCCGTATATACTCCTGGCAGCCTTATCTTCCTTCTTATTTGGTTATCATCTTGG AGTAGTTAATGAAACACTAGAGAGTATGTCACATGACCTTGGTTTTCATGGGGATACCATGGCTGAAG GTCTGGTTGTAAGTACATGTTTAGGGGGTGCCTTTATTGGATCGCTGTTCAGTGGTTTGATCGCAGATGGGGTTGGGCATCGTAGGGCATTCCAGCTGTGTGCTTTACCTTTGATAATTGGATCTTCAATGAG TGCAACGGCAAAAAACCTTTGGGGCATGCTTCTAGGGAGGTTATTTGTTGGGACTGGAATGGGTATTGGCCCGCCTGTCGCAGCTCTTTACGTGGCAGAG GTTTCTCCTGCTTATGTAAGAGGTACATATGGAAGCTGTAGTCAACTTGCAACATGCTTAGGATTGATGGGTGCTCTATTTATCGGGTTCCCTGCTAAGCAAATTGAGGGTTG GTGGCGCATGTGTTTCTGGGCGTCTGTTGCTCCTGCTGCTCTACTTACTCTTTTTATGGAGTTTTCTGTAGAAAGTCCCCATTGGCTTTTCAAG AGAGGAAGAGGTGCTGATGCTGAAGCTGAAGCTGAGTTTGAGAAACTTTTGGGAGGACCATATGTCAAGAGTGCAATGGCTAAATTGTCAAAGTCACAAAGAGGGGATGAGGCTGATACAGTCAAGCTCTCGGAGCTATTTTATGGCCGTCATCGCAAAG TTGTTTTCATGGGATCTTCCCTTTTTGCTTTACAACAGCTCTCTGGTATAAATGCTGTTTTCTATTTCTCATCGACTGTCTTTAAAAGTGCTGGTGTACCCTCAGAGTCTGCAAACATATGTGTGGGAATTGCCAATTTGTTAG GATCACTTTTTGCATTGGTTTCAATGGATAAACTGGGAAGGAAGGCTCTCCTCATTGCAAGTTTTTCAGGCATG GCAGTGGCTATGACTATTCAGGCAACTTCCGCTAGTTCCTTAGTCTCAGGCAGCAGTGTAATTTATCTCTCTGTTGAAGGCATGCTGTT GTTTGTCTTGACCTTTGCTATGGGTGCTGGACCGGTGCCTGGTCTCCTCCTATCAGAAATGTTTCCTAGTCGGGCTAGGGGTAAGGCGATGTCAGTTTGCATGGCTGTCCACTGG ATGATAAATTCCTTAGTGGGTCTGTTGTTTTTGCGATTACTGGAGCTGCTTGGACCGTTAGTCCTGAATACAATTTTCGCCACCTTCTGTTTGCTGGCTGTaatatttgtaaagaaaaatgtgTTTGAAACTAAAGGAAAATCACTTCAAGATATTGAAATTGCACTTCTTCCACCAGTATAG